The Micromonospora sp. NBC_00421 DNA window TCAACATCGCCGCCGAAGTCATCTCCCGCACCGACGCCGAACTGTGGCTGGCCGACCCCCGCAAGTTCGACCAACTCCCCGCATGGGCCATCCAAGGGGCCGCCCGGACCGCCGGCACCGAAGACGACACGAACGAACTCCTCGAAGACCTCTACACCGACATCACCGGCAGGGCACGCCAGATCGGCGCACACGGCCACAAGCAGTGGACCAAGGGTTGCCGGCAATGCCCCCGCTACCGCGTCGCCATCATCGACGAAGCCTCCCAAGTCGCCGCCGGGAACCCCCTGGTCACGGAACTCACCGAAGCCGCCCGGTCCGCCGGCATCAGCCTGGTGTTCGGGTTGCAGCGCGCCAGCCACGACCGGTTCCCCACCTCGGCCCGAGCCAACATCCCCGGATCGATCTGCCTCGGCGTCGACAAAGACGTCGACGCCGGCATGGCCCTGTCCGAGGCCACCCTCGACGCCGGGGCAATGCCATGGGCATGGAAGAACACCAAGCCGGGCTACCTCTACGCCGAGGTCCCCGGCACCGACACCACCCGCTGGTCAATGCCCTGCCGCAGCTACGTCGCCAACGAAGACCACCGCACGCAAGCCGTCGCGCCGTACCTCGGCGGACAACCCACCACCGGCCCCACCCACCCGGAGCCAGCGCGCCCGGCACCCCACCCCCGCCCGCAGCCCATCCCGACCGACAACGACAGCGACCACGACGACGAACCCAACCAGGCCATCAACCCCAACGACCCACCCGACAACGTCGACCCCGCCGAACCGATCCGCATCCCACCCGGCATGCCCCGCATCCCCCTCGGACTCCGCCAACCCGCGATGAGCACCGATGAGGCGTACGAGCACCTACGCGGGCACCTGCACGACCTACACGACGCGGGCGTCAACGTCGTGCGACCCGGGGACCTCGGTGACGTCATCGCCGCTACCGGCCTGTCCGGCGACTGGGTACGCAAGGCACTCGGCCGACTCTCCACCGGCCCCGACGCCATGCTCCGCAAGACCGACCGGGGCACCTACAAGATCCGCATCCCCGAACCGGCGTAACCCACCGTCACCACACCCGGGGGTCGTCCGGACGGTCCGGACCGTCCGGACGACCCCACCAGGGTCCAAGTAGGAAGCCGTCCGGACGCCACCATCCGGACCGTCCGGACGGCCCCCGCCACCCTCATGCCATCGCAGCCCGTAACCGACATTGCCCGCGCATACCCACCGGGAGAACCCCATGCTGACCGTCGCCGCGCTCGTCCTGGGCGCGCTACTCGGCCTGATCCTCGGCGTGCCGCTCGGCCGTCGCGTCGAACGCGTCGCCTGGTACGCCGACGCCACCCTCGCCCGCGCCCGCATGACCGGATGGCTCCTGCGCGACCTCAGCGGCTGGCTGCTGGCCGTCGTGGTGGTCGTGGCCGTCGTCGTGTTCGTGGTCTGGGCGCTGTTGCGGCCCCACCGCTAACACCTCTGAACGGCGCGCTTCGCGCTCTCACCCCCGAATGGCCAGTGCCGCCCGGCGCTGGCCATCGTCACGCCGCACCCGGGAAGGAGCGGCCTGATGTTCCTACACGGCACCCGGTGCGGGCACTGGATCGGCACGGAACGGCGCTACTGCCACCACCCCGGCGGTGTCCGCCCCTACCTGCAAGGGCCACGCTGCCCGGCCCACACCCCCAACGCCCTGGCCGGACGGCCCGAGCCCCCATCGACGTCCCTGAACGAACCCGAGAGGAGCGCCATGCCCGACACGTCTCCGCTGGTCGCCGCCGCCCTCACCTACGCCCGTCGCGGGTGGCCGGTGTTCATGCTCGCCCGCTCGAAACGACCCGTCGCCAACTGCCAGCCCTGCGCCGACGCCGGCCCCGACCACGACCGGGAAGGCTGCGTGTGCCTGACCTGCCACGGCTTCTACGCCGCGAGCACCGACCCGGCACGGGTCGCCGCGATCGTGGCAGCCGTGCCGCGCGGGCAACTCGCCATGCGCACCGGGGCCGCGTCCGGGACGGTGGTCGTGGACGTAGACCCACGGCACGGTGGTCACAACAGCATGGCCGCGCTCATCGCCGAAGGACTCCTACCCCGCACTCGTTACGCCGCTACCGGGTCCGACGGGCTGCACCTGTACTACCGGCACCCCGGAATCTCGGTGATCTCCCGGCCGATGCCCGGTCGGCACGGCATCGACATCAAGGCCGATGGCGGCTACGTGGTGCTGCCGCCGAGCAGACACCAGCGCACCGGCCGCCCGTACCGGTGGGCTGACGGCGAACACGACCTGATTGAGATGGCCCCCGCCCTGCTCGACGCCTGCCAGGCCACACCGACCCGCACCGTCAGCGACACGACCAGGTCGACCCGCACGCCCGGGGGAGGGGCCATCTCATCCCCTGACGCGTTGCTCGCCTCCATCCTGGCCACCGTCGCCGCCGCCCCCAAGGGACGCCACCGCGTGACCCTCTACGGCGCCGCCCGAGGCGTCGCCCGGATGGTCGCCGCCGGGGCCATCAGCCACGCCGACGCGGTTGTCGCTCTCACCGACACCGGCCGCGCCGCCCAGCAGACCGAACGCGAAATCCGCGGTGCCATCACCGGCGGATTCCGAGACGAAGGAGTTGCCCCATGAGCCACGCCGACCAGGTCGACGGTGCCGCGATCCTCGACGCCGTTCATGCCGCGCTGACCCGCTACGTCGTCCTGCCCTCCACCGAGGCAGTCGACGCGGTGGCGCTGTGGGTTGCAGCCACCCACGCCCAGGCCGCGTGGGCGCACGCGCCCCGGCTGGTCATCCGCGCGCCGGAACGGCGCTGCGGCAAGTCCCGCCTCCTCGACGTAGTCGAGAGCACCTGCCACAACCCGCTCATCACCGTCAACGCCTCGCCGGCCGCCGTCTACCGCGCGATCGGCACTGACAACCCGCCCACCCTGCTCATCGATGAGGCCGACACCATCTTCGGCGGGAAGAACGCCGACGCCAACGAAGACCTACGCGGCCTGCTCAACGCCGGTCACCAGCGCAACCGGCCCACCATCCGATGGGACAACAACACCCGCAGCCTGGAGAAGATCCCCACCTTCGCCATGGCTGCGCTCGCCGGCATCGGCGCGATGCCCGACACCATCGAAGACCGCGCCGTGGTCGTGCGGATGCGCCGACGAGCCGCCGGGGAGAAGGTCGCCCCGTACCGGATGCGCCGCGACGGCCCGCCGCTGCGCGCCCTCGCCGAGCAGCTCGCCGCGTGGCTACGCCCACACCTGACTGCCCTGGAAGCCGCCGAACCCGCCATGCCCCTGGAAGACCGCGCCGCCGACACCTGGGAACCCCTTATCGCCGTTGCCGACCTGGCGGGCGGCACCTGGCCCGCCCGCGCCCGCAAAGCCGCCGACATCCTCACCACTGAGCACACCGACACCGCCGCCGCATCCGACCGCATCCGGCTCCTCGCGGACTGCCGCACCGCCTTCGGTGATCTCGACGCCATCCCGACCAGCGTCCTGCTCGACCGACTCCGCGCCGACCCCGAAGCACCCTGGGCCGACTACGGCCCCGCCGGACTTACCGCCGTCAAGCTCGGCACCCTGCTGCGCGAGTACGACATAACCTCGGCGAACATCCGCTTTCCCGCCCCGATCGGCCAGGTCAAGGGCTACCAGCGACACGCGTTCATCGACGCGTGGACCCGGTATTGCCCCCTGCCCGACCCCACCCCCGCACCCGCGCCGTCCCACCCGTCCCACCCGTCCCTGCCCAGCTCAACCCCGGGACGGCACAACCCGTGGGACGGCACGACCCGTCCCAACCACCACCCCCACCGGGACGGGTCAACCCGTCCCGCCCTCCAAGCCGTCCCGCCCCTGACGAGCGCAGGGACGGGTGGGACGGGTGGGACGGACACCCCCCGCAACCACGCCAACGGTGGTGCGGCATGACTAACCGCCTCGGCCCAGCGATGGGAGGACACCCGTCGGTGAAGACCTCGGCTGGCAAAGCCCTCTACCGGATCACCGAAGCCATGGGCCTACTCAGCATGAGCCGCACCGTCATCTACCAGGAGATGCGCGCCGGTCGACTCCGCTACGTCCGCCAGGGCAGCGACCGCCGCATCACTGCTGCCGCCATCACCGAATACGTCGCGCTGCTAGAGCGGGAGACCGCACAAGGAGTTGCCGCCTGATGAGCAAGCGTCGAAGCCGTGGCGACGGCGGATTGCACTGGGACGAAGCCCGTCAACGCTGGATCGCATCCGTCACCACCGGCTACACCCCCGCCGGGAAGCGCATCGTCCGCCGAGGCAGCGGCAAGACCAAGACTGAGGCCAAGGCGAAGCTCAAGGAGGTGCTGCGCGACCACGAAGACGGCCTGACCATCGCCCCCCAGGGGTTCACCGTTGCCGATGCGGTCAATGACTGGCTAGCGTACGGCCTCAGCGGCGTGGCCAAGGGCACCGTCGACAAGAACGGGTATCTCTGCCGGGGGCACATCATTCCCGCTCTCGGCGCTCGCAAGCTGCGCGATCTGGGCGCCGAGGACATCGACCGATGGTTGGCGGACAAGTCCAAGACGCTGAGTACCCGCACGCTTCGGGACCTGCATGCCTGCCTGAATCGTGTGGTGAACCGGGCTATGGCCCGTGACAAGGTCAAGCGAAACGTGGTGGCGCTCTGCGCGACTCCGAAGGGGCAGCAGGGCCGGCCGTCGAAGTCGCTGACGCTCGACCAGGCCAAGACGCTGCTCAGCGCTGCCGAGGACACCCGGCTATACGCCTACGTCGTGCTGTCTCTGCTGACGGGTGCGCGGACCGAGGAACTACGGGCGCTCACCTGGGAACACGTCGACCTCGACGGCCGACCCGATGCCGACCCGCCCGTGCCGCCCTCCATCTCGGTATGGCACTCGGTGCGTGCCGGTGGTGACACCAAGACCAGGAAGTCCCGGCGCACCTTGGCGCTGCCGCTCCGGTGCGTGACCGCACTCCGACGACACCGTTCATTGCAGGACCGAGAGCGAGAGAAGGCCGGGAATGGCTGGCAGTCTCGGAACCTCGTGTTCGCGAACGTGGTCGGCGGTGCCCTGGACGCGGCCAACGTGCGGCGAGCATTCCGCCGGGTGGCGAACAAGGCGGGACTCACGGCTGCGGACTGGACGCCGCGTGAACTCCGGCACAGCTTCGTGTCCGTCCTGTCCAGCAGCGGCGTCAGTCTGGAGGACATCGCCGATCTCTGCGGACACTCCGGCACCACGGTCACGGAGAAGATCTACCGGCACCAGCTCCGGCCCGTGCTTCTCAGCGGCGCGGTCGCCATGGACCGCATCTTCGCTATCACCTCTGAGAGGTAAGGCGGGGTGCCCTGTCCTGCGGTAACAGAACAGGGCACCCCTTCTTGCGACTTGCTACTGAACGAGCTTGTGAAGCTTGTTGGCCACCACCAGGGCAGTCGTGACGAGGGCGACAACGCCTGCGGCGATGCCGAGCGCCACGCTAGGGCTAAATCCGAGAGCTTCGTTGGTCTGCATTGCGACGGTCAGTCCTGAGACGACGGCCGCCAACAGTCCGACTACCGAAGTGATCAGGAGGATCAGGAGGTCACGTGCCGTCAGCAGGTAACGATCTTCGCTGCCTGTTCGGCTGCCGCTCCGGTTCCTCTCCTTGGAGAGCCGGGGTAGGGGCACGCGGGAAGGGCTAGGCTTCGTCGCGCGCGTAGCTGTCTTTCGAGGGCTGTTCTGGGCCATCTGCTCTCTCTACCGGTCGTAGTAACACTTACCTCGGACGAGAAGTTCCCAGCCGGGGGGTGTCGCCTGTCCGGTTACCGCCGGATCGACGCAGTCTGGGTTCTTCTGCCCTGGATAACGAGTTACGTTCGTGACCGTGACGTGGAGGATGCCACTATGGGGTGTGTGATGCGGGTAACTTGCCCCGTAGCTCGTGCAAGATTTTCTCGTTAAAGCAGCCGAGGGTGGACCGATCTGCTGGGACTGGTGCACGCCTCGGACAGAACGGCTCCCTGTTACCGCAGGGGGCCGTTCGCCCTCCCTCGGCCGGGAGCGGGCGGCAGAGCAGCCTTGCCTCGTGACCCGTTGGGCGGTAGTCACTCAATTGGTCACTCAGGATGCACTAGAGGGCACATCCATCGATCGGATGTGCCCTCTTACCTGGTCGGGGTGGCCGGATTCGAACCGACGACCTCTTCGTCCCGAACGAAGCGCGCTACCAAGCTGCGCCACACCCCGAGGCGTGCGGTGAAATAGTAGCCCACCCGCTCCGCCGATCAAACTCGGTACCCCCGGCCCCGGCCTCCCGCTGGCCGGGGTGACTTCACAGCCCGGCTCCACCCCGCCGCTGACCAGCTCATCCCGCCAGTTCCATGATCAGGTTGCGTTTTTGCGCAGAGGTGACGGCGTGTCGTCTCCATTTCCGCAACCTGATCATGGAGCGGGCGGGTCAGCGGGGGGTGAGGGTGAGGATGCTGGCTTCGGGGGGGCAGGCGAAGCGGACCGGGGCGGTGGGGTGGGTGCCGAGGCCGGCCGAGACGTGCAGCCAGGAGTCGGAACCGGGCCAGCGGTGCAGGCCCTTCGCCATCGACCGGGGCAGCCCGCAGTTGGTGACCAGCGCGCCGTAGCCGGGTACGCAGACCTGGCCGCCGTGGGTGTGCCCGGCCAGCAGCAGGCCGAAACCGTCAGCGGCCATCTGGTCGAGCAGGGCGGGTTCCGGGGCGTGGGCGAGCGCGATGGACAGGTCGGCGGCGGGGCTGACCGGGCCGGCGACGGCGGGGTAGTCGTCCTGCCCGATGTGCGGGTCGTCCACGCCGACCAGTTCGAGGAGGCGGCCACCGGCCTTGACCGAGGTGCGGGCGTTGTTGAGGTCCGCCCAGCCGGCGCCGGTGAGGACGTCGCGCAGTTCCTCGTACGGCAGGGCGGCGCCCTCGGCGTACTCCCGGTTCGGCAGGAAGTAGGTGAAGGGGTTCTTCCAGACCGGCCCGGTGTAGTCGTTGGAGCCGAAGACGAATGCCCCCGGGTAGTCGAGCAGGGGTTGCAGGGCGCGCAACACCCCGGGGACGGCGTCGGGGTGGGCCATGTTGTCCCCGGTGACCACGACCAGGTCCGGGTCGAGGGCGGCGAGCGACGCCACCCACTGCTGCTTGCGTCGCTGGTCGGGCATCATGTGCAGGTCCGACAGGTGTAGCACGCGCAGTGGCTCGGCGTCGGCCGGCAGCACCGGCACGTCGTACCGGCGCAGGGTGAACATGTTGCGTTCGACGAGGGACGCGTACGCCAGGGTGGCCGCTCCGGCGGCGACGGTCCCGGCGGCGAGGCCGAATAGTGTGCGCTTTCGCATGCCGACCAGGGTAGTTTGACCGTCCATGAGCACGCTGAAGGACCGCCTGACCGCAGACATGCGCGCCGCCCTCAAGGCACGCGACGAGCTGACCACCTCCACGTTGCGGATGGCCCTGGCCGCCGTCGGCAACGCCGAGGTCGCCGGCAAGGCCAAGCGCGAGCTCTCCGACGACGAGGTGCTCGCGGTGCTGACCAAGGAGGCGAAGAAGCGCCGGGAGGCGGCTGCCGCCTTCGCCGACGCGGGTCGCGCCGAGCAGGCCGACAAGGAGACCGCCGAGGGCGTGGTGCTGGACCGCTACCTGCCGAAGCAGCTCTCCGCGCAGGAGCTGACGGAGCTGGTCTCGGGGGCGCTCGCCGCAGGCGGCTACACCGAGAAGTCCCAGATGGGGGCGGCGATGAAGACGGCCCAGGCAGCGGTGGCCGGCCGGGCCGAGGGTGGTCGCGTCGCCGCCGAGGTACGCCGACAGCTCGGCCTCTGAACCCACCGTCCCCGGTAGGGACCGGCGCTGCTTCGGCCCGAAGCACCCGGCTCGACGCGGCGGCGGCGGGTCAGGTCGAAGTGCCGGATCGGTGCGGCGGCGGGTCAGGTCGATACGCCCGGACAGATGAGGTGGATGCGAAACGGGCGGGCACCCCGAAGTGGGGTGCCCGCCCGTCGTCGTCGGTACGGCTCAGTTGTTGCCCGGTGGGCGACCTGGTGGGTTGCCGGGGTTGCCGGGCGTGTTCCCCGCGTTCGCGGGGGTGCCGCCGCCGCTGCTCACCTCGATGGTGACCACGCCGCCCTTGATGGTGCGGCCGTTCGGGCTGGTGCCGGCGGCGGTGCCGGCCGGGCAGTCCGAGGTGACCTTGTTGTCGGAGACGACCACGGAGAAGCCGGCCTCCTTGAGCT harbors:
- a CDS encoding conjugal transfer protein TraB, whose product is MKSRMPKNGGISDPSGLAAVHTVRLPLWPYLVTPTGSVGLAVATGLAHWRWGDQPTSIGAAAAGLTLAGTALTSLTWRAAAARGIVRRAVATTTCVAGSVWAIGATIAGPWSSPWSDMWLIGAPTASIAMAVVRVLRNGDGEDPAAAGGGLADAVKSLRNASVARPTIKGAKAAAAVTLEAGTSVRELAADRAALASALDVPETAVRVIPDPDSARRGRLEVVPVDQLRTMIPWPGLSAPGRSIAEPIVLGVMEDGEPLTLWLPGDHAAGRNAAHFLIVGMSGAGKTEVILNIAAEVISRTDAELWLADPRKFDQLPAWAIQGAARTAGTEDDTNELLEDLYTDITGRARQIGAHGHKQWTKGCRQCPRYRVAIIDEASQVAAGNPLVTELTEAARSAGISLVFGLQRASHDRFPTSARANIPGSICLGVDKDVDAGMALSEATLDAGAMPWAWKNTKPGYLYAEVPGTDTTRWSMPCRSYVANEDHRTQAVAPYLGGQPTTGPTHPEPARPAPHPRPQPIPTDNDSDHDDEPNQAINPNDPPDNVDPAEPIRIPPGMPRIPLGLRQPAMSTDEAYEHLRGHLHDLHDAGVNVVRPGDLGDVIAATGLSGDWVRKALGRLSTGPDAMLRKTDRGTYKIRIPEPA
- a CDS encoding bifunctional DNA primase/polymerase, which translates into the protein MPDTSPLVAAALTYARRGWPVFMLARSKRPVANCQPCADAGPDHDREGCVCLTCHGFYAASTDPARVAAIVAAVPRGQLAMRTGAASGTVVVDVDPRHGGHNSMAALIAEGLLPRTRYAATGSDGLHLYYRHPGISVISRPMPGRHGIDIKADGGYVVLPPSRHQRTGRPYRWADGEHDLIEMAPALLDACQATPTRTVSDTTRSTRTPGGGAISSPDALLASILATVAAAPKGRHRVTLYGAARGVARMVAAGAISHADAVVALTDTGRAAQQTEREIRGAITGGFRDEGVAP
- a CDS encoding DUF3631 domain-containing protein, translating into MSHADQVDGAAILDAVHAALTRYVVLPSTEAVDAVALWVAATHAQAAWAHAPRLVIRAPERRCGKSRLLDVVESTCHNPLITVNASPAAVYRAIGTDNPPTLLIDEADTIFGGKNADANEDLRGLLNAGHQRNRPTIRWDNNTRSLEKIPTFAMAALAGIGAMPDTIEDRAVVVRMRRRAAGEKVAPYRMRRDGPPLRALAEQLAAWLRPHLTALEAAEPAMPLEDRAADTWEPLIAVADLAGGTWPARARKAADILTTEHTDTAAASDRIRLLADCRTAFGDLDAIPTSVLLDRLRADPEAPWADYGPAGLTAVKLGTLLREYDITSANIRFPAPIGQVKGYQRHAFIDAWTRYCPLPDPTPAPAPSHPSHPSLPSSTPGRHNPWDGTTRPNHHPHRDGSTRPALQAVPPLTSAGTGGTGGTDTPRNHANGGAA
- a CDS encoding helix-turn-helix domain-containing protein, whose amino-acid sequence is MKTSAGKALYRITEAMGLLSMSRTVIYQEMRAGRLRYVRQGSDRRITAAAITEYVALLERETAQGVAA
- a CDS encoding site-specific integrase codes for the protein MSKRRSRGDGGLHWDEARQRWIASVTTGYTPAGKRIVRRGSGKTKTEAKAKLKEVLRDHEDGLTIAPQGFTVADAVNDWLAYGLSGVAKGTVDKNGYLCRGHIIPALGARKLRDLGAEDIDRWLADKSKTLSTRTLRDLHACLNRVVNRAMARDKVKRNVVALCATPKGQQGRPSKSLTLDQAKTLLSAAEDTRLYAYVVLSLLTGARTEELRALTWEHVDLDGRPDADPPVPPSISVWHSVRAGGDTKTRKSRRTLALPLRCVTALRRHRSLQDREREKAGNGWQSRNLVFANVVGGALDAANVRRAFRRVANKAGLTAADWTPRELRHSFVSVLSSSGVSLEDIADLCGHSGTTVTEKIYRHQLRPVLLSGAVAMDRIFAITSER
- a CDS encoding metallophosphoesterase, which produces MRKRTLFGLAAGTVAAGAATLAYASLVERNMFTLRRYDVPVLPADAEPLRVLHLSDLHMMPDQRRKQQWVASLAALDPDLVVVTGDNMAHPDAVPGVLRALQPLLDYPGAFVFGSNDYTGPVWKNPFTYFLPNREYAEGAALPYEELRDVLTGAGWADLNNARTSVKAGGRLLELVGVDDPHIGQDDYPAVAGPVSPAADLSIALAHAPEPALLDQMAADGFGLLLAGHTHGGQVCVPGYGALVTNCGLPRSMAKGLHRWPGSDSWLHVSAGLGTHPTAPVRFACPPEASILTLTPR
- a CDS encoding GatB/YqeY domain-containing protein; amino-acid sequence: MSTLKDRLTADMRAALKARDELTTSTLRMALAAVGNAEVAGKAKRELSDDEVLAVLTKEAKKRREAAAAFADAGRAEQADKETAEGVVLDRYLPKQLSAQELTELVSGALAAGGYTEKSQMGAAMKTAQAAVAGRAEGGRVAAEVRRQLGL